gatcttggaatcattttattcacacctgccggaacacataatttgaataaaatgcttaataaacattgaattatgcatgtatgctagaatttaagtttattaagagaaactgtgaatggttatttatttgtttattcttttcaattgtagtttttaatatggcaaacaacaattcattcaacattcgatcaattctcgaaaaggagaagttgaacgggaaaaacttccttgactggcaaaggaacttacaaatagttcttatgcaggaagaaaaggagtatgtcctagatgaggcgatgcccgaagctgcaggcgacggggtcactcaggcagccctcaatcgttggattgatgccaacaaggatgtgaaatgtctaatgctcgccaccatgagtgcggatctgcagaaaacgttcatcaactcagatgctttcacaatcatcagtgagttgaagaacatgttccaagatctggctcgagtcgaaagattcgagactcataggcaaattcttgagaccaaacttaagaaaggcgagcccgtaagtccacatgttctcaaaatgattggactcattgagaatatgagtcggctggatcagcaattttctcaggaaatggctatagacaccatcctccattctcttcatagcgggtatgatcagttcaaactgaactacagtatgaatagtctggacaaaacgctcactgagcttcacggtatgctgaagaccgctgaaaagacgctcaaaagtgataagcaggatgtgcttatggtgcgtgggggcaagttcaagaaatctggaaagaagaggaatgctaagaaaggtggcaacaaggccagcccaactaagcaaactggcgccaaatctgcaaagaggaaggtcagtcaacccacttctgaatccgaatgcttctactgcaagaagaaggggcattggaagagagattgcttgaagctaaaggaagatcagaagaacggaacagtcgttccatcttcatgtattttcgttatagactgtatacttgctaattcaacttcttgggtattagatacaggttgtggctcacacttatgttccaatccacagggactaagaagaagtagaaagttaagcaagggtgaagtcgacctacgagtgggaaatggagcacggattgctgcattagctgtaggaacttacaatttgtcgttgccctccgggctagttttggaactggaagaatgtttccatgttccaagtcttactaaaaacatcatttcagtttcttgcttagatgctaagggattttcctttttaataaaagacaatagttgttcgttttattttaaagagatgttttatggatctgctagattagtcaatggactttatttattagatcacgacaaacaagtatataacataaataccaaaaaggccaaaaagaatgattcagatctcacctatctgtggcattgtcgattaggccatataaacttgaaacgcttagaaagtcttcaaaaggaaggaattctagaaccatttgacttagaggattatggtaaatgcgaatcatgtttacttggcaaaatgacaaagcaacctttctctaaagttggagaaagagcaaatgaactattgggtttaatccatacagatgtatgtggaccaatgagtacaaatgctagaggtggtttcagctactttatcactttcactgatgacttcagtaggtatggttatgtctacctaatgaagcataagtctgaatcctttgacaaattcaaggaatttcagagtgaagtagagaatcaattaggcaagaagattaaggcactgcggtctgatagaggcggtgaatatctgagctatgaatttgatgaccatctgaaagaatgtggaattctatcagagttgactcctcctggaacaccacaatggaacggtgtgtcggaacggaggaacagaaccttgctagacatggtcaggtcaatgatgggtcaggccgaacttccattagaattttggggacatgcactaaatacagctgcactcactataaatagagctccgtctaaagctgtcgaaaagactccatacgaattatggtttggaaagcctccaaatgtgtcttttcctaagatttggggatgtgaagtatacgtcaaacgattaatttcagacaaacttcatccaaaatctgacaaatgtatccttgtgggctatccaaaggaaacaaaggggtattacttctacaatacatctgagaacaaagtgtttgttgctcgagatggtgtctttttggagaaggatcacatttccaaaatgacaagtgggagaaaagtagacctcgaagaaattcgagtcgaacaacaaactctagagaatgctcaagatgacattcaggatgaaactcagagatctttagaagaatctggtgagaatcatggtcaatctagaaatgttaccccgcgtagatcgcaaagatatagatctcagccagaaaggtacttaggtattttgacgaacgagagctatgacgttctattacttgaaagtgatgaacctgcgacttacaaacaagctatgacgagccctagctccaagcagtggcaagaagccatgcaatctgaattagactccatgtctgaaaaccaagtatgggatttggtcgatttgccagatggctaccaagccattggaagcaaatgggttttcaaactgaaaaaggacaaggatgggaaacttgaagttttcaaagctagattggttgcaaaaggttacaggcaagtccacggtgtggattacgatgaaaccttttcgccagttgcaatgctaaagtctattcggataatgttagcaatcgctgcatattacgattacgaaatatggcagatggatgtcaaaactgctttcttaaacggcgttttaacagaaactgtgtttatgacacaacctgaaggttttgaggatccaaagaatgctaaaaaggtatgcaagctaaagaagtcaatctacggattgaagcaggcatccaggagctggaatatacgttttgatgaagtagtcagtgactttggtttcatcaagaacgcagacgaatcttgtgtatacaagaaggtcagtgggagcaaaattgctttcctagtattatatgtcgacgacatattacttatcggaaatgacattcctatgttgaactctgtcaagatttggcttgggaaatgtttttcgatgaaggatctaggagaagcacagtacatattgggcatcaagatttacagagatagatctaaaaggatgattggacttagtcaaagcacttatatcaataaggtgcttgataggttcaagatggcggactccaagcgaggctacctacccatgtctcatggaatgactctaagcaagactcagtgcccaaaaacacttgatgagcgtagacgaatgaatgggattccatatgcatcattgattggttcaataatgtatgctatgatatgtacacgcccggatgttgcgtacgcactcagtgctaccagcagataccagtcagacccaggagaggcgcattggactgctgccaagaatattctgaagtacctgaaaaggcacaaagatgacttcctggtctatggtggagatgatgaattaattgttaaaggctatacggacgcaagtttccaaaccgacaaagatgattttagatcacagtctgggtttgtcttctgcctcaacggaggagcaataagctggaaaagtgctaagcaaagcaccattgcggattctacaactgaagcggagtacattgctgcacatgaagcagcaaaggaagctatatggctaaggaagttcataggtgaactcggtgtagtcccctccattaaaggaccaatagccctgtattgtgataataacggagctattgcacaggcaaaagagcctagacaccaccagagagtcaagcatgtacttcatagatttcaccttctacgagagttcgttgaaagaaaagaagtcgagataagcaaaattggaactgatgacaacatatcagatccattaactaaacctctgccgcaggcgaagcacaactcgcacactgcagctatgggaatcaagcatattggagaatggctttgatgtctctgtttaatgttttaaagttttagagtttaaatctttgtaaaacattattggttaatcattcacaataaatgaaaagaattcatttttccatttaatttgtggtttattaaatgatgagtcccttcaatttgacgatatattcaagatagactgtcaggaccagtcctgtgactaagaaatgtctatcaagtgaacttgaatgtcaaaggttgaaaatggtccctaatcgaagttttctataaaattggacgcatagaaaacgttagacgattagaatgcaagatgactagtagttctgtttcttgaactatgtggacatggcaatgtcataatcatttgcatagatacttactttgggaagactagtatcggacaagacctatgaaactttactgtaagagatgaaagtctgtcataagtaaatttcattaaattattagacactaaaacctcaatacctgagtgatttgagattacttgtttgagaactggttgctttgacgttgaccaaccgtcgcaccgtaaaaggaggctataaaggcaacgctcaggtaatcacctatcaaacgaagtctaatctcaagatcgcaagattgggattgtcctcccataaatcgggatgagatgcttaaaagttgtacaaggccactcggagagctagaaactgtgaaatgcatggccgtgctcggatgaatcataggctatgattatctgtttatttgatcagttgaactctgaaaccgaggaacacctctggacataataaggatgacaactcttaccttatgttcaagagcaagcatcgagcgacaaaggaattaggaaatgcacacttgtccctaaggacaagtgggagactgaaggaaataatgcccttggtccaagtatgcattctatgttaagtctaataaatgcggttcagtattaattaacaagttaataattcagtgagatcaagtgagctgaatgcctagctagaggccgcttcagttcaagtggaattaatgatattaatccacagcttactcttgactgaacccgtagggtcacacaaatagtacgtaaacggatcaagtatttaatggcattgaatactctatctatggatattcggaatcgacggatcttggtttcagtgggagctgagatcgtcacaggcaagaaatgaatactccggaaacgatgatattaccggaaacggaaatatggatcgtatcggaaatataaatattatccaagtcgtagatgttgccggaaacagaaacatggtacgtatcggaaaatattatcgaaaatggaaatattaccagaatcgaaaatattgccggaaacggaaatattgtcagaatcggaaatattaccggaatcggaaaataattccggaaacggaaatattaaatatttgttcgaaacggaaattaattccggaatcggaaatgttaaatattgttcgtatcggaaatgaattccggaatcggaaatttaatcggaagcgtatcgtacgaataagcatcggacgaggcctgccggacgaggcccagcacgaagccaggccatcgcccagcaagccaagcgcgccgcacaaacagcctcgccaggcccagcgcaaggccaggcccagcaggccgtggcagcgcgcacagcgcgcgcagcgcgcgcgggagctgcgtgggcttgcagctcgcaggcctcgctgcgtgggctgctgctcgtgcgcacgcatgggcggcccatcgtggctgccgtgtgtgcgtgtgtaagtgtttgtgttcgtgcacgtttcctaaaacgtgcagagttcggttaatgattaaattcctaattctatttgataaattaattaaattagagttcttgtaggattctaggtttaatcaatttgtatctgaatagaattccaattccctttccatacccctataaatatgtggcctggggtcacaatttataacgagttttaaaagtattcaaagtgagtttttgagagaaaaattcagccacacatcttgctcaaaagtgccgaaaattctagtaccttaagggcgattctagttggtcaatcttaaggcggatccggacgtgctgtggactatctacggagggacgacacttggagtcctaaagacttgttcttgctcggttcgggcgcagctagggagggcacgcaacaaagagtatgcatctaaattatgctatatgattatgtgtaaataatatgtaatcctgggttaatggttgtttccgcatgatttatgtaatatcatatgtatcataacctaacacccttGCACGTTGATGGATCAGCTATCACTCAGCCCATTCCTCACATGGATGAAGCCCACCCTCTCCTCTTCTTTCTCACCCGCAGCAGCAGGTCACTCATGCGCCTTCCCACCAGGCCAGTTCCCCAACTGGCGGGGCCCAATATCCTTCATCTCACTCTCCTACCCTAGCGAACCAGAATGTGACCCAGGGACTTACCACCCGCCCCAAATTCGGCTTAGCCTACCTCCATCTAGCCTAGTTTTGCAATCCACGCCTACAATTAGACACATGACCACCAGAAGTCGACGTGGAATTTACAAACCGAACATCAAATATGCCAATCATGCCCTCAAGGCCACAATGCCCTCCGTCTCTCCAATTCCTTGTAATACGGTTGGTTCTCTTAATGACCCGAATTGGAAACATGCTATGCAAGATGAATATAATGCTCTTTGATTTGGGAATTGGTCCCACCTCCTTCCAATGATTATTCGGTCATTGTGGATGTTTAGGCATAAAAAGATATCTGATGGTTCTTTTGAGAGGCATAAAGCTCGTCTTGTAGGTGATGGCAAGTCCCAACGAGAAGGTATTGACTGCGATGAGACTTTTAGTTCGGTTGTCAACCCAGCTTCTATCCGGGTGGTTCCCAATATTGCTTTGGTAAAGTTATGACCCATTCACCAACTTGATGTCAAGAATGCATTCTTACATGGCAATTTGATCGAGACTGTCTATATGCATCAACCTCTTAGGTTTCGAGATCTGGCTCGTCCTGATTATGTTTGTCTTCTTCATAAGTCTCTTTACGGTCTGAAACAGGCACCCCGAGCTTGGTATCAGCGATTTGCTGAATATGTTGCATCTATTGGTTTTTCTCACAGTACATCTGACAATTCTCTATTCATTTATGGCCATGGTCGTgacatttcttaattttattatatgtggatgatattaTTCTCACTGCTTCCTCGGATGCTCTTCGGCTCCATTATGTCCAAACTAGGAGTTTGCAATGAAAGATTTGGGCCCGTCAAGCTATTTCTTGGGTATTGGAGTCACCTGGGACAATAATGGTATTTTCATGGTGTCAGAAATCTTATGCAGAGGAAATTTTTCATTGGGAAGGAATGTCGAATTGTAAGCCTTTCCCAACTCCAGTTGACACCAAAGGTAAACTAAGCACTAATTTTGGCTCTCCGTATGACGATTCCACGACCAAGTATCGTCGTCTTGATGATGCTTTGCAGTACTCGACCTTTACCAGACCAGATATATCTTATGCAGTTCAACAAATTTGCTTGTTCATGCATGATCTTAAGGTCGAGAACATGACTGCGTTGAAACGCATACTTCACTACATTCAAGGTACGATTGATATATTATGGTACGCATTTGCATAAATGTTCTCTTCAATCAATCTTATCTTATACAGATGCCGATTGGGGTGGATGCCCGAATACTAGACGATCCACTTATGGATATTGTGTATTTTTTGGTGATAATTTGATTTCTTGGTCATCCAAACTCCAACCCACATTGTCTAAATCTAGTGTCGAAGCAGAATACCGTGGGGTTGCAAATGTGGTATCTGAATCTTGCTGGATTCGGAATTTTTTGCTCGAGCTGAGATGTACTATTACTAAAGCAACATTCGTTTATTGGGACAATGTGAGTTCCATTTATGTTGAAAGTTCTAGTGAGATCGAAAAGCAAGAAAAAGAGTGGAAAATTTGTGTTTTGATATTTGTCCCACATCGGTAAAAAATCTCCTTTTGGCTTTGTATATAAAGTAGGAGGTTTGTTATACTCTTGTATATGAAAGTTGAGAGATGGTATGGACGGACACATAACACACACGAGTGCGTGCATCGGCCGGTCGGTTCGTACTCGAGCCACgagccgtgggccgtgggcaaTGGGATCTTGGGAATGTGATGCATGGGCTTGGGGTGGGTTTTGTTGGACTTACCTATTCTTCTTGGTACCGGGTTGTTTTGGTTAAGTCCTTGTTAAGGGAATCtttattgattacgtaaccgttggattaattagCCGTAATGACATCCGTTACAGTCGTTTCTACCCGTTTTGGACTTTTACTCTCCTTAATTCTCATCACTTAATCAGAATTTCCGTTCATTCCAAAACACACAATTCACAATTTCCGGATCCGAAACACAAAAACACTTTCTTTACTCTGACACGAAATTTCTCTCGATTTTGGGCATATGTTCCTGCTCCATTCgggtttgtgagtgcacacaattTTGAAGTTGCGCTAATCTTGGAGGGAGACGatattctgttctactgcaccggaaAGGTAGCGcgaaatcgtcttttaggacagtgggtgtccactacgcaacaattgttcattAATCCGTTCATTACTCAGATAATtaagtttgttttaatttttggtATTGTCGCAACAATTTATTTATCTGGAAATCC
This Spinacia oleracea cultivar Varoflay chromosome 6, BTI_SOV_V1, whole genome shotgun sequence DNA region includes the following protein-coding sequences:
- the LOC110805585 gene encoding uncharacterized mitochondrial protein AtMg00810-like, coding for MVFSWCQKSYAEEIFHWEGMSNCKPFPTPVDTKGKLSTNFGSPYDDSTTKYRRLDDALQYSTFTRPDISYAVQQICLFMHDLKVENMTALKRILHYIQDADWGGCPNTRRSTYGYCVFFGDNLISWSSKLQPTLSKSSVEAEYRGVANVVSESCWIRNFLLELRCTITKATFVYWDNVSSIYVESSSEIEKQEKEWKICVLIFVPHR